The Cloacibacterium caeni region TCAATATGAAAACCAGAAAATCTGAAGCATTACCTCCAGAAACTAAAGAGCTTTTTTCTCAATATTTGGTAGAAATTCCTCATCAAGAGTTCAAAGACAGAGTTCAATATTTTAGAATTTTAAATAAAGGATAAGATGGAACTAGAAAACACACCTCTTTTAGATTGTTTTATTTTAAAACCGAAAATCTGGAACGATAATCGCGGTTATTTTTTCGAAAATTATAATAAAAATATTTTCCAAAAACTTTCTGGCAAAGAAGTAGATTTTATTCAAGATAACCTTGCGTTTTCACATTACGGAGCAATCAGAGGTTTACACATGCAACTTCCACCTTATGCGCAAGCAAAATTGGTGTATTGCGTACAAGGTAGAATTTTAGATGTTGCAGTAGATGTAAGAAAAAACTCTCCCACTTTTGGTCAGTCTTTTGCTGTAGAACTCACCGAAGAAAACAGATGGCAATTATTTGTGCCAAAAGGTTTTTTGCATGGGTATTCTGTACTTTCAGAAACAGCATTAGTTGGATACAAGTGTGATGATTTTTATAATAAAGAGTCAGAATGCGGCATTCATCCATTAGATAAAACCGTAAATATTGACTGGAGAATTACAGCAGAGCAACAATTAATCTCCGAAAAAGATTTAAACGCTATTTCTTTTTTAGAACTTCCTGAAATTATTTTATAATGAAAAAAATTTTAGTTACTGGAGCAAACGGACAATTAGGACAATGTCTTCAGAAAATTTCTTCTCAATTTGAAGAGTTCGAATTTATTTTTACAGATTCAGAAACACTAGAT contains the following coding sequences:
- the rfbC gene encoding dTDP-4-dehydrorhamnose 3,5-epimerase, whose protein sequence is MELENTPLLDCFILKPKIWNDNRGYFFENYNKNIFQKLSGKEVDFIQDNLAFSHYGAIRGLHMQLPPYAQAKLVYCVQGRILDVAVDVRKNSPTFGQSFAVELTEENRWQLFVPKGFLHGYSVLSETALVGYKCDDFYNKESECGIHPLDKTVNIDWRITAEQQLISEKDLNAISFLELPEIIL